In one Gossypium hirsutum isolate 1008001.06 chromosome D09, Gossypium_hirsutum_v2.1, whole genome shotgun sequence genomic region, the following are encoded:
- the LOC107941120 gene encoding uncharacterized protein produces MAWATPKEAWDKLKEEFQGTERTRQQQLLNLRRDFENLKMKEEETVKQYSDRIMAVVNSIRLIGEQFSKARIVEKVISTLPERYEEKISSLEDSRDLTTISLTELINALYAQEQRRASRLEEHQEGVFQAKAKPTSNASAYKSKKTWRDKSKHENTKRRDQHCRHCKRAGHLEANYWFRPDVGWINHMSPDVTIFKTLDRTCKTKVKVENGQFIKAEGKGDVLICTPTDGKVISNVLLVPEIDRNLLSIAQLLEKGYSVVFKEKECKISNPNGSSFVTKSKVAPVFLKFKFAAETETSCKLKTLRLPTKALAQKTPFEAWFGFKPSLAHLRTFGCTCYAQVPAVKRRKLDKKAQVGISVGYNTVKNGYKILDPSTNKILVNRDVVFNEKASWNWEKNEPEAVSEYFASD; encoded by the exons ATGGCCTGGGCAACACCAAAGGAAGCTTGGGATAAATTGAAAGAAGAGTTTCAAGGAACTGAAAGAACAAGGCAACAACAGCTATTAAATctgagaagggatttcgagaatCTAAAGATGAAAGAGGAAGAAACAGTCAAGCAGTATTCAGATAGAATAATGGCTGTggtaaacagcataaggctcaTTGGAGAGCAATTCAGTAAAGCCAGAATAGTGGAGAAAGTTATATCTACTTTACCTGAGAGGTATGAGgaaaaaatctcatctctcgaaGACTCAAGGGATTTGACAACTATTTCCTTAACTGAGTTAATTAATGCATTGTATGCACAAGAGCAGAGAAGGGCTAGCAGACTAGAAGAGCACCAAGAAGGAGTTTTCCAAGCCAAAGCTAAGCCAACATCGAATGCCTCTGCCTATAAAAGTAAAAAGACTTGGAGGGACAAGTCTAAGCATGAAAACACAAAAAGGAGGGACCAACATTGCAGGCATTGCAAAAGGGCTGGTCATCTTGAAGCAAATTACTGGTTTAGACCAGATGT TGGTTGGATAAATCACATGTCACCAGATGTAACTATTTTTAAAACCTTGGATAGAACCTGCAAGACCAAAGTGAAAGTTGAGAATGGTCAGTTCATAAAGGCTGAAGGAAAAGGGGATGTGCTAATTTGCACTCCTACAGATGGCAAAGTCATTTCAAATGTGCTCCTGGTACCTGAAATTGATAGAAACCTTCTCAGTATAGCTCAACTGCTCGAGAAAGGCTACTCAGTGGTGTTCAAAGAGAAGGAATGCAAAATTTCTAATCCAAATGGATCAAGCTTTGTGACA AAATCAAAAGTGGCCCCtgtatttttgaagtttaaatttgcTGCTGAAACTGAAACTAGCTGCAAGCTTAAGACACTAAG ACTTCCTACTAAGGCCCTAGCTCAGAAAACTccatttgaagcctggtttggattcaagccatcactggctcatctcagAACCTTTGGTTGCACATGTTATGCACAAGTTCCAGCTGTGAAAAGACGCAAGCTGGATAAAAAGGCTCAAGTAGGAATTTCGGTAGGCTATAACACAGTaaaaaatggctataaaatacTGGATCCCTCTACAAATAAAATCCTTGTGAACAGAGATGTTGTGTTTAATGAAAAAGCAAgctggaattgggagaaaaatgaACCAGAGGCAGTCTCTGAATATTTTGCATCAGACTAA